The following proteins come from a genomic window of Nostoc sp. KVJ3:
- a CDS encoding helix-turn-helix domain-containing protein: MSTGERSENKIKVKMNITVDVTPIAAFRWNEENAQKLRELREKAGYSRQKLSDAVGVSVAYIQQLETPHVFINKPKKPTQMTVSTEILEKLCAALDGDITSLIWNIDYNS; this comes from the coding sequence ATGTCAACTGGCGAGCGCAGTGAAAATAAAATTAAAGTAAAAATGAATATCACAGTAGATGTAACACCCATCGCTGCGTTTAGGTGGAATGAAGAAAATGCCCAAAAACTCAGGGAGCTTAGAGAGAAAGCTGGATATAGTAGACAAAAGCTATCTGATGCTGTGGGAGTTTCTGTGGCTTATATTCAGCAGCTAGAGACTCCTCATGTCTTTATTAACAAACCAAAGAAACCAACTCAGATGACTGTTAGTACAGAAATTCTAGAGAAACTTTGTGCTGCTTTAGATGGGGATATCACTTCACTTATTTGGAACATAGATTACAACAGCTAA